The Mammaliicoccus sciuri genome window below encodes:
- a CDS encoding IS256 family transposase has product MTQLNVNLDYEELASAIFGSDMNASMKTIAMTVINAYMEMERDKYVNAGYKQKNSGRNAQRNGYYERDFLMPIGNLTLKVPRTRDGEFTTEVFNQYSRSDQSLILAMTEAYINGVSTRNVNKIVESLTGKSVSKSTVSGVIKNLDPEIKEWAGRPIVSHQYKYVFVDAMHIKVRENNKIVSKGVYIAMGINENRKRDIIGFKISNQESELAWSEFFEDLRMRGLTTPELIISDAHSGLIKSIKSQFIDSSWQRCTFHFLKNIVERFPKKNSKEARMLLKSIFQAPTYRHAVQLKDEFIAQYESNPKYVEAIKILDEGFEDASQFYRFPAQHHKNLRTTNSVENINMQLRKREKIVKTFPNLDSAFRLIGAVLMDIQERFDKSNRPFIA; this is encoded by the coding sequence ATGACTCAATTAAATGTTAACTTAGATTATGAAGAATTGGCAAGTGCTATTTTTGGAAGTGATATGAATGCGTCTATGAAAACAATAGCTATGACTGTCATAAATGCATACATGGAAATGGAAAGAGACAAGTATGTTAATGCTGGATATAAACAAAAGAATTCAGGAAGAAACGCACAACGTAATGGCTATTATGAGCGTGATTTCCTGATGCCTATTGGCAATCTGACATTAAAAGTTCCAAGAACACGTGACGGTGAATTTACAACTGAAGTATTTAATCAATATTCGCGTTCTGACCAATCGCTTATTTTAGCGATGACAGAAGCATACATTAATGGTGTTTCAACTAGAAATGTTAATAAAATTGTGGAATCCCTAACGGGAAAATCTGTGTCTAAATCAACTGTTTCAGGCGTAATAAAAAACCTAGATCCTGAAATTAAAGAATGGGCTGGTAGACCTATTGTTAGTCATCAGTATAAGTATGTATTTGTTGATGCTATGCACATTAAGGTAAGAGAGAATAATAAAATTGTTTCTAAAGGTGTTTATATCGCTATGGGTATCAACGAAAATAGAAAACGCGACATTATTGGCTTTAAAATTTCTAATCAAGAGTCAGAATTAGCTTGGTCAGAGTTTTTTGAAGACTTAAGAATGCGTGGTTTAACAACACCTGAACTTATTATCTCTGATGCGCATTCTGGACTTATTAAATCTATTAAGTCACAGTTTATTGATTCATCTTGGCAACGTTGTACATTCCATTTTCTTAAAAATATTGTAGAGAGATTTCCTAAAAAGAACTCTAAAGAAGCTAGAATGTTACTTAAATCAATATTCCAAGCACCAACATATCGTCACGCTGTTCAGCTCAAAGATGAATTCATTGCACAATATGAAAGTAATCCTAAGTATGTGGAAGCTATTAAAATATTGGATGAAGGCTTCGAAGATGCCTCACAATTCTATAGATTTCCTGCTCAACATCATAAAAATCTAAGAACTACTAATTCAGTTGAAAATATTAATATGCAACTCAGAAAACGAGAAAAAATAGTTAAAACATTCCCTAATCTAGATTCAGCTTTTAGATTAATTGGCGCAGTACTTATGGATATTCAAGAAAGATTTGATAAGTCTAACAGACCATTTATCGCTTAA
- a CDS encoding transposase: protein MRKKYEFKFKLKLVKEYLEGHQSYRTIALKYGISSWSVLRIWVNQYKEFGEEGLEIKSRNTVYTSEFKLSVLKFRQENMLSYQDTANHFRIINPIIIANWQHQFDEKCRLDIDNKQKGRSHTMTKKRSKSDNKNLPLNENEREELERLRNENETLKAGIAYQKKLQALTDIYGSKNQK from the coding sequence ATGAGGAAAAAATATGAATTTAAATTCAAACTAAAACTTGTAAAAGAATATTTAGAAGGACATCAAAGTTATAGAACAATTGCTTTAAAATATGGTATTTCAAGTTGGTCTGTCCTTCGGATTTGGGTCAATCAATATAAAGAGTTTGGAGAAGAAGGTTTAGAAATAAAAAGTAGAAATACTGTTTATACTAGCGAATTTAAATTATCTGTTTTAAAATTTAGACAAGAAAATATGTTGTCTTATCAAGATACTGCGAATCACTTTAGAATTATTAATCCTATTATCATTGCCAATTGGCAACATCAATTTGATGAAAAGTGTCGTCTTGATATAGATAATAAACAAAAGGGACGATCTCACACTATGACTAAAAAACGATCTAAATCAGATAATAAAAATTTACCTTTAAATGAAAATGAACGTGAAGAACTTGAAAGACTTAGAAATGAAAATGAGACGTTAAAGGCAGGTATAGCTTATCAAAAAAAGTTACAAGCCTTGACCGACATTTACGGAAGCAAAAATCAGAAATAG
- a CDS encoding transposase, translated as MRKKYEFKFKLKLVKEYLEGHQSYRTIALKYGISSWSVLRIWVNQYKEFGEEGLEIKSRNTVYTSEFKLSVLKFRQENMLSYQDTANHFRIINPIIIANWQHQFDEKCRLDIDNKQKGRSHTMTKKRSKSDNKNLPLNENEREELERLRNENEREELERLRNENETLKAGIAYQKSYKP; from the coding sequence ATGAGGAAAAAATATGAATTTAAATTCAAACTAAAACTTGTAAAAGAATATTTAGAAGGACATCAAAGTTATAGAACAATTGCTTTAAAATATGGTATTTCAAGTTGGTCTGTCCTTCGGATTTGGGTCAATCAATATAAAGAGTTTGGAGAAGAAGGTTTAGAAATAAAAAGTAGAAATACTGTTTATACTAGCGAATTTAAATTATCTGTTTTAAAATTTAGACAAGAAAATATGTTGTCTTATCAAGATACTGCGAATCACTTTAGAATTATTAATCCTATTATCATTGCCAATTGGCAACATCAATTTGATGAAAAGTGTCGTCTTGATATAGATAATAAACAAAAGGGACGATCTCACACTATGACTAAAAAACGATCTAAATCAGATAATAAAAATTTACCTTTAAATGAAAATGAACGTGAAGAACTTGAAAGACTTAGAAATGAAAATGAACGTGAAGAACTTGAAAGACTTAGAAATGAAAATGAGACGTTAAAGGCAGGTATAGCTTATCAAAAAAGTTACAAGCCTTGA
- a CDS encoding IS3 family transposase encodes MVKVIKELNETYNIRLSILFKVAQIAKSVYYYWINKFSKADKDETLIQVIKEICEESNHTYGYRRVTQALRNRGLIVNHKKVLRIMKEHNLTCTKFTHRGRKYRSFKGKVGKVAQNILNRRFKTSLPFQKVVTDITEFKLMNGQKLYLSPFMDLYSSEIISFKISSRPTLDIVINPLKEMIKRRPNLDHRLTIHSDQGWHYQHSQYTRLLKDHKIFQSMSRKGNCLDNSVMENFFGLLKQEMYYGQEFKDFQDLEQAIHRYIDFYNNERIKSKLKGLSPKNYRRQTFEIIY; translated from the coding sequence ATAGTAAAGGTCATTAAGGAACTAAATGAAACATATAATATACGATTAAGTATCTTATTTAAAGTCGCTCAAATAGCTAAATCTGTATACTATTATTGGATAAATAAATTTAGTAAAGCTGATAAAGATGAAACATTGATTCAAGTAATAAAAGAAATATGTGAAGAATCAAACCATACCTATGGTTATCGTCGTGTTACACAAGCACTAAGAAATAGAGGTCTTATCGTAAATCATAAAAAAGTACTAAGAATTATGAAAGAACATAATCTAACTTGTACAAAGTTCACACATAGAGGTCGTAAGTATCGTTCCTTTAAAGGTAAAGTTGGTAAAGTAGCTCAAAATATATTAAATCGTAGATTTAAAACAAGTCTCCCATTTCAAAAAGTCGTAACAGATATTACAGAGTTCAAATTAATGAATGGTCAGAAATTATATTTATCACCTTTTATGGACTTATATAGTTCAGAGATTATCAGCTTTAAAATCTCAAGTCGTCCTACATTAGATATAGTCATCAATCCATTAAAAGAAATGATAAAGCGTCGTCCAAACCTAGATCATCGTTTAACGATTCATTCAGATCAAGGCTGGCATTATCAACATTCACAATACACTAGATTATTAAAAGACCATAAAATATTTCAGAGTATGTCTAGAAAAGGTAATTGTCTAGATAATTCAGTTATGGAAAACTTTTTTGGGTTACTTAAACAAGAAATGTATTATGGCCAAGAATTTAAAGATTTTCAGGACCTTGAACAAGCTATTCATCGATATATCGATTTTTATAATAACGAAAGAATCAAATCAAAATTAAAAGGCTTATCTCCCAAAAATTACAGGAGACAAACCTTTGAAATAATATACTAA